Within Halomicrobium urmianum, the genomic segment CGACCTGATTAAGGGACACACGACCGACGGAAAGATCGTCACCCTACAGGACTGCTACGTCAATCAGAGTGGACTTTCAGGAACGATGCAGAGCCAGTCGGTGAGCGTTCAGAAGGTCTTCACGGGAGTCCAATTCAGTGACGGCGACCTCGAATTAGACAAGGTGTGTCTTTCGTTTCCGCTTTTAGAGATGTGGACCGCGACTAACATTATCGGCGTCCCAGAAGGTCAGATGAGTGGTGCAGAGATTGGTGAATTCGACGAGGTAGAGGCTGAGTTGGAGAACGCGAATATCCGACTCAATATCACACCCTCTCAAATGATGAATCGATACGAGGGAATGGACATCACTCAACAGGCGTATTTCTGCATCGAACCTGACGAACCACTCACCGTTTCTGAGTTCATTGATGACTACATTCGTCACCTACAGCATTTCGTCTGCCTCGCAATCGGGGAGCCTGTGAATCCTACCGATGTGAAAGGATACTTCGAGCATGACGGCGAAACCGAACGCATTCAAATTTCCTATCAGGTCTCGCACCTTCCGGGGGTTCCCAACAAGAAACATCCACACAAGCTCCAGTTCAACCTACGGGACATCGATTTTGAAGAGGCCATCCAGAATTGGTTTGAGGACGCAGAGGGTGCAGAGATGACTCACAATCTGTACTTCGGCACTCAGTACAACAAGACGATGTTCGAGGAGAACAAATTTCTCTCACTCGTCATCGCGTTGGAGTCCTACCAGAGCTACCTATTCCCTGACCACCGGCTGATGGATGAGGACGAATATTCCGAACTCCACGACGATATTCTGGAC encodes:
- a CDS encoding ApeA N-terminal domain 1-containing protein, yielding MEELEYRGEWWLADEDEENRVAGILEFDPDEGGNLELIGSFGDFGSGTFGEYDLIKGHTTDGKIVTLQDCYVNQSGLSGTMQSQSVSVQKVFTGVQFSDGDLELDKVCLSFPLLEMWTATNIIGVPEGQMSGAEIGEFDEVEAELENANIRLNITPSQMMNRYEGMDITQQAYFCIEPDEPLTVSEFIDDYIRHLQHFVCLAIGEPVNPTDVKGYFEHDGETERIQISYQVSHLPGVPNKKHPHKLQFNLRDIDFEEAIQNWFEDAEGAEMTHNLYFGTQYNKTMFEENKFLSLVIALESYQSYLFPDHRLMDEDEYSELHDDILDTIPDDAEAKRRVDDLLGSIGNKGSLGDQLEMVFYEYEEILEDLIEMDDVIQDAKNGRHTIAHGLEREYDVSELGDTARLLQVVIEAIFLSAVGLGDEFVKEKLTENRKYILNQ